A portion of the Clostridium gelidum genome contains these proteins:
- a CDS encoding MerR family transcriptional regulator encodes MNYSIGEFSNLTNISIYTLRYYEKENLIIPDRKENGNRCYSENDVIWIEFIKRLKDTKMPIKEIQEYASLRADGDSTMNERMEMLIKHRIELKEEIAKSNEHLKKLNDKINYYKTEIDKQR; translated from the coding sequence ATGAATTATTCAATCGGAGAATTTTCAAATCTTACTAATATAAGCATATATACATTACGCTACTATGAAAAAGAAAATTTGATTATTCCAGATCGTAAAGAAAATGGTAATCGTTGTTATAGTGAAAATGATGTAATTTGGATAGAATTTATAAAACGATTAAAAGATACTAAAATGCCTATAAAGGAAATTCAGGAATATGCATCATTACGTGCTGATGGTGATTCTACTATGAATGAAAGAATGGAAATGCTCATAAAACATAGAATTGAACTCAAAGAAGAAATTGCAAAATCCAATGAACATCTTAAAAAATTAAATGATAAAATTAATTATTATAAGACGGAGATAGATAAACAAAGGTAA
- a CDS encoding branched-chain amino acid ABC transporter permease encodes MEFLQQLINGLALGSVYALLALGYTMVYGIIQLINFAHGEIYMIGAFAGFYSASTLGLPLIPTLLVAMVVSALAGIIIEKIAYKPLRNSPRITLLITAIGVSLFLQNLMRILVGSNPKPFPDLINAGSINIGPIQIEWKTILMFAISALLVVLLQFIVYKTKIGKAMRASSQDMEAASLMGINVDNTISFTFAIGSALAGIAGVLVAISYPSITPYMGVMPGLKAFVAAVLGGIGSIPGALLGGIAIGLLETFSKAYISTNFSDAIVFAVLIIILLIKPSGLLGKKTNVKV; translated from the coding sequence ATGGAATTTTTACAACAACTTATTAATGGTTTAGCTTTAGGTAGCGTATATGCCCTCCTAGCATTAGGTTACACAATGGTATATGGAATTATTCAACTAATAAATTTTGCCCATGGTGAAATATATATGATAGGAGCCTTTGCAGGCTTCTATTCTGCTTCAACCCTTGGACTACCTTTAATACCAACACTATTAGTGGCAATGGTAGTTTCAGCTTTAGCAGGAATAATCATAGAGAAGATTGCTTATAAGCCACTCCGAAATTCTCCAAGAATAACATTGCTTATTACAGCAATTGGAGTTTCTTTATTTTTACAAAATCTTATGAGAATCTTAGTTGGATCTAACCCTAAGCCATTTCCTGATTTAATCAATGCTGGGTCAATCAATATAGGACCTATTCAAATTGAATGGAAAACAATACTTATGTTTGCAATATCTGCACTTCTTGTTGTTCTTCTTCAATTTATTGTTTACAAAACTAAGATTGGAAAAGCAATGAGAGCTTCTTCGCAAGATATGGAAGCTGCTTCTCTTATGGGTATAAATGTTGACAACACTATTTCTTTTACATTCGCTATAGGTTCTGCCTTAGCTGGTATAGCAGGAGTTTTAGTTGCAATATCTTACCCTAGTATAACTCCTTACATGGGAGTTATGCCTGGACTTAAAGCCTTTGTTGCAGCAGTACTTGGAGGAATTGGAAGTATACCTGGAGCCCTTTTAGGAGGAATTGCTATTGGATTACTTGAAACCTTTTCTAAGGCTTATATATCAACAAATTTCTCAGATGCAATCGTATTTGCAGTTTTAATTATAATACTTTTAATTAAGCCTTCTGGTCTATTAGGTAAAAAGACCAATGTGAAAGTGTAG
- a CDS encoding ABC transporter ATP-binding protein: MLKIDNINLYYGVIHALKDISLEVKQGEIVTLIGANGAGKTSTLRAISGLEPIKSGTVTFKNSELNKVPANKIVSLGLSHVPEGRRVFPQLSVLENLELGAYLRNDKAGIKQDLEMVFSKFPRLKERVKQQAGTLSGGEQQMLAIGRALMNRPEMLILDEPSMGLAPLVVKDIFNTIVEINKTGTTILLVEQNANMALAIADRAYVLETGKIVKSGDAKELLNDDSIRSAYLGE, encoded by the coding sequence ATGCTAAAAATAGATAATATTAACTTATACTATGGTGTAATTCATGCATTAAAAGATATTTCTCTTGAGGTAAAACAAGGTGAAATAGTAACTTTAATAGGAGCTAACGGTGCTGGTAAAACTTCTACACTTAGAGCCATATCGGGTTTAGAACCAATAAAATCAGGTACTGTTACTTTTAAAAATTCTGAGTTAAATAAAGTTCCTGCTAATAAGATAGTTTCTTTAGGTCTTTCTCATGTACCGGAGGGAAGAAGAGTTTTTCCACAATTAAGTGTTCTAGAAAATCTAGAATTAGGTGCTTATTTAAGAAATGATAAAGCTGGAATCAAACAGGATCTGGAAATGGTCTTTTCTAAATTTCCAAGATTAAAGGAACGAGTAAAACAACAAGCAGGTACCCTTTCTGGTGGTGAGCAACAAATGCTTGCAATCGGTAGAGCATTAATGAATAGACCAGAAATGCTTATACTAGATGAACCTTCAATGGGGCTTGCACCACTTGTTGTTAAGGATATATTCAATACAATTGTTGAAATTAATAAAACTGGTACAACTATACTTTTAGTTGAACAAAATGCTAATATGGCACTTGCAATTGCAGATAGAGCTTATGTTCTTGAAACTGGTAAAATAGTAAAGTCTGGAGATGCAAAAGAACTTCTTAATGATGATAGTATTAGAAGTGCTTATCTTGGAGAATAA
- a CDS encoding sodium-translocating pyrophosphatase codes for MMSYFILIYGVILISLIVIIYLVKYTFSQDTGTDKMQEISAYIKEGAMAFIKRQYKTISILSILTLFLIILCNYIGNSSKGSNIALSISFRTGIAFIAGAFCSALSGYIGMYMAVHSNVRAAAGAKKGLNNALQIALKGGAVTGLAVTALSLLGVASLFLIYGGISGDDTLIKEAPSLIVGFGFGASFVALFAQLGGGIYTKAADVGADLVGKVEAGIPEDDPRNPAVIADLVGDNVGDCAGRGADLFESTAAENVGAMILGVALYPIFGFKGILFPLVARAFGILASIVGIFLVKVKNDNDDPMKALKGGFVITSLINAVLLFFVIKNMLSGTLENGTQVNYIYLYGCALAGILLSYIFVVITDYYTSINHKPVKDIADACKTGAGTNIITGLSVGMQSTALPVIFISLCIFISYKLAALALPGIASAGLYGTAIATMGMLSTCTYILAMDTFGPITDNAGGIIEMSDAPEEVRIITDRLDACGNTTKALTKGYAVGSAALATFLLFSAYLDEVKKILGVPLNSWYSVDIGKPEVFIAGFIGAMLVFLFSSTAMSAVSRAAQYVILEVRRQFKEIPGIMEGTAKPDYATCVDIVTKGALKEMILPGVLVLFVPLIVGVVLGKEAAAGFLMITTITGVIMALFLNNSGGAWDNAKKLIELGSHGGKNSEAHKASVVGDTVGDPFKDTAGPSLHVLIKLVSTLTLVFVALFS; via the coding sequence ATGATGTCATATTTTATTCTTATCTATGGTGTTATACTTATTTCGCTCATTGTAATTATTTATCTAGTTAAATACACTTTTTCTCAAGACACTGGTACCGATAAAATGCAAGAAATATCAGCTTATATTAAAGAAGGTGCTATGGCGTTTATAAAGAGACAGTACAAAACAATATCTATTTTATCTATTCTAACTTTATTTTTAATTATATTATGTAATTATATAGGTAATTCTTCGAAAGGTTCTAATATAGCTTTATCAATATCGTTCAGAACTGGTATCGCTTTCATAGCAGGTGCATTTTGTTCTGCTTTATCTGGTTATATAGGAATGTATATGGCAGTTCATTCAAACGTAAGAGCTGCTGCTGGTGCTAAAAAAGGATTGAATAATGCTCTTCAAATAGCACTTAAAGGTGGTGCTGTTACTGGACTAGCTGTTACTGCGCTCTCCCTTTTAGGCGTTGCGTCTCTTTTCCTTATATATGGAGGAATTTCAGGTGATGATACACTTATTAAAGAAGCCCCTTCTCTTATAGTTGGTTTTGGTTTTGGTGCTTCTTTTGTTGCACTTTTTGCACAACTTGGAGGAGGTATATATACTAAAGCTGCTGATGTTGGTGCTGACCTTGTTGGTAAGGTTGAAGCTGGTATTCCAGAAGATGATCCTAGAAACCCTGCTGTTATTGCAGACCTTGTTGGTGACAATGTTGGGGACTGTGCAGGTCGTGGTGCTGATCTTTTTGAATCTACAGCTGCTGAAAATGTTGGTGCTATGATTCTAGGCGTTGCTCTTTATCCTATTTTTGGATTCAAGGGAATATTATTTCCACTTGTAGCGCGTGCTTTTGGTATCTTGGCCTCAATAGTAGGAATATTTCTTGTTAAAGTCAAAAATGACAATGATGACCCTATGAAAGCCTTAAAGGGTGGTTTTGTTATAACATCCTTAATCAATGCAGTACTTCTATTCTTTGTAATTAAGAACATGTTAAGTGGTACTCTTGAAAATGGCACCCAAGTAAATTATATTTATTTATACGGTTGTGCCCTTGCAGGAATACTTCTAAGTTATATCTTTGTAGTTATTACTGATTATTATACTTCAATAAATCATAAACCTGTAAAAGATATCGCTGACGCTTGCAAAACTGGCGCTGGAACTAACATAATAACTGGTTTATCTGTAGGTATGCAATCTACTGCATTACCAGTAATATTTATATCCTTGTGCATATTTATTTCGTATAAATTAGCAGCTTTAGCTTTACCTGGAATTGCAAGTGCTGGTCTATATGGTACTGCCATAGCTACTATGGGAATGCTTTCAACTTGCACATACATTCTTGCTATGGATACCTTTGGACCAATAACTGATAATGCTGGTGGAATTATAGAAATGTCTGATGCTCCTGAAGAAGTCAGAATAATAACTGATAGATTAGATGCTTGTGGTAATACTACAAAAGCATTAACAAAAGGTTATGCAGTAGGTTCAGCAGCTCTTGCTACCTTCTTGCTATTCTCTGCTTACTTAGATGAAGTTAAAAAGATACTCGGTGTACCTTTAAATTCTTGGTATTCAGTTGATATAGGAAAACCTGAAGTATTTATTGCTGGTTTTATAGGTGCTATGCTTGTATTTTTATTTAGCTCTACTGCAATGAGTGCTGTTAGTCGTGCCGCTCAATATGTAATATTGGAAGTTAGAAGACAATTCAAAGAAATCCCTGGAATAATGGAAGGAACAGCAAAACCTGATTATGCTACATGTGTTGATATAGTTACAAAAGGAGCATTAAAAGAAATGATACTCCCAGGAGTATTAGTACTTTTTGTACCTCTAATAGTTGGTGTAGTTCTAGGAAAAGAAGCTGCCGCTGGTTTTCTAATGATAACTACTATTACTGGTGTTATCATGGCACTTTTCCTAAATAATAGTGGTGGTGCATGGGATAATGCTAAAAAACTTATAGAGCTAGGATCTCATGGTGGTAAAAATTCTGAAGCACACAAAGCTAGTGTAGTTGGTGATACTGTTGGTGATCCATTTAAGGATACTGCTGGTCCATCACTTCATGTACTTATAAAACTTGTAAGTACTTTGACATTAGTATTTGTAGCATTGTTTAGTTAA
- a CDS encoding ABC transporter ATP-binding protein, whose product MLDVQNLSIEFGGLKAVSDFNLTINEKEIVGLIGPNGAGKTTVFNMLTGVYTPTQGTISYLGEKIQGLKPYNITKKKIARTFQNIRLFSSLTVLDNVKVSFNYRIQYSLFDSIFRTPKFKKAEAEITKKSIELLKVFSLDTKKDELANNLPYGEQRKLEIVRALAAEPSLLLLDEPAAGMNPQETTELMDLINWIKDKYNLSILLIEHDMKLVMGICNKIAVLDYGKKIAEGTPDEIKNNPKVIEAYLGEEA is encoded by the coding sequence ATGTTAGACGTTCAAAATTTATCAATTGAATTTGGTGGATTAAAAGCAGTTTCGGATTTTAATCTTACTATAAATGAAAAAGAGATTGTTGGGCTTATAGGACCTAATGGAGCTGGTAAAACCACGGTATTTAATATGTTGACCGGTGTTTATACTCCAACTCAAGGTACTATCTCTTATCTTGGAGAGAAAATTCAAGGTCTTAAGCCTTATAATATTACAAAAAAGAAAATAGCTAGAACCTTTCAAAATATTCGTCTATTTTCTAGCCTTACTGTTCTTGATAATGTTAAAGTTAGTTTTAATTACAGAATACAATATTCTCTTTTTGATTCTATATTTAGAACTCCTAAATTTAAAAAAGCGGAAGCTGAAATCACAAAAAAGAGCATTGAATTATTAAAAGTTTTTTCTCTAGATACAAAGAAAGATGAATTAGCTAATAATCTTCCTTATGGAGAACAAAGAAAACTTGAAATAGTAAGAGCACTTGCCGCTGAGCCTTCTTTATTATTATTAGATGAACCTGCAGCTGGAATGAATCCTCAAGAGACAACAGAACTTATGGATTTAATAAATTGGATTAAAGATAAATACAATTTATCAATACTTTTAATAGAACATGATATGAAACTTGTTATGGGGATTTGCAATAAAATAGCAGTTCTTGACTATGGAAAAAAAATTGCTGAAGGCACTCCAGATGAAATTAAGAACAATCCTAAGGTAATTGAAGCTTATCTTGGAGAGGAGGCATAA
- a CDS encoding GGDEF domain-containing protein, translated as MEFLKDNSHRQNHEYEEFFKVMRTANIKSVFQPIISLTDGTVLGYEALSRGPQNSYMQNPEILLKVAEECGASWELEELFRSKALESICNSKLNVKIFLNINPAIFDSLKFKNLFTKEYLKKYNLKCENIIFEITERDVIKNMNSFKETIEYCKNQNYQIAIDDAGSGNSGLNRICYIKPHYIKLDMELIRGIDKCSTKQAIVKSMYEFSKLTDCNLIAEGIETEDELKALVDIGVQFGQGYFIQRPEECIIPIKDEVIDIIKKLNVKENDQYGYNIANVYISSISKKMESLESELLVSEIDSRFKKDQGLLGICVVDDGDVKGVVTRNSFYSKLGWQYGYSLYSSKAISNIMNTSFLSVDYKMPIDMVIKLAMARTNDTLYDFVTVTKDSKYYGIVTIKDLIEKTIEIEVDNARHSNPLTGLPGNVIIEQNLEKCISSKAEYCVLYFDIDNFKPYNDVYGFENGDKIIKFLAKAINSNISCDDFIGHIGGDDFIAIVCSWDSDKICQKIINDFDSLALECYEEKDLKNEYITAQNRHGIVEKFPLVSVSIAGVTNKKREFASIYALAKESSKLKKKCKQNGGSCYLII; from the coding sequence GTGGAGTTTTTAAAGGATAATTCACATAGACAAAATCATGAATATGAAGAGTTTTTTAAAGTAATGAGGACTGCTAATATAAAATCTGTTTTTCAACCAATTATTTCTCTTACTGATGGTACTGTACTTGGATATGAAGCATTAAGTAGAGGACCACAAAATTCTTATATGCAAAATCCAGAGATACTTTTAAAGGTAGCCGAAGAATGTGGTGCGTCATGGGAACTTGAAGAGTTATTTCGATCTAAAGCATTAGAGAGTATTTGTAATAGCAAATTGAATGTGAAAATATTTCTAAATATTAATCCAGCAATTTTTGATAGCTTAAAATTTAAAAATTTATTTACGAAGGAATACTTAAAAAAATATAACCTAAAATGTGAAAATATAATCTTTGAAATAACAGAAAGAGATGTAATTAAAAATATGAATAGTTTTAAAGAAACTATTGAATATTGTAAGAACCAAAATTACCAGATAGCAATTGATGATGCAGGTTCCGGAAATTCAGGACTTAATAGGATATGTTATATTAAACCACATTATATAAAGTTAGATATGGAACTTATTAGAGGCATTGATAAATGTTCAACTAAACAAGCGATAGTTAAGAGCATGTATGAGTTTTCAAAATTAACAGATTGTAATCTAATTGCAGAAGGTATAGAAACAGAAGATGAACTTAAGGCACTTGTAGATATTGGAGTCCAATTTGGACAAGGATATTTTATTCAAAGACCAGAAGAATGTATAATTCCAATTAAAGATGAGGTTATTGATATAATAAAAAAATTAAATGTAAAAGAAAATGATCAATATGGATACAATATAGCTAATGTATATATTAGTAGTATATCTAAGAAGATGGAATCATTAGAATCAGAGCTATTAGTATCTGAGATAGATTCCAGATTCAAAAAGGATCAAGGTTTATTAGGAATTTGTGTAGTAGATGATGGTGATGTAAAAGGAGTTGTTACAAGGAATTCTTTTTATAGTAAATTAGGTTGGCAGTATGGATATAGTTTGTATTCAAGTAAGGCCATATCGAATATAATGAATACAAGTTTTTTAAGTGTTGATTATAAAATGCCAATTGATATGGTAATAAAGCTTGCAATGGCAAGAACAAATGATACGTTGTATGATTTTGTAACAGTAACAAAAGATTCTAAATATTATGGGATAGTAACAATAAAAGATTTAATTGAGAAAACAATTGAAATAGAAGTAGATAATGCTAGACATTCAAATCCACTGACAGGTCTCCCGGGCAATGTGATAATTGAACAAAACCTTGAAAAGTGTATTTCGTCAAAGGCAGAATATTGTGTATTGTATTTTGATATTGATAATTTTAAACCATATAATGATGTATATGGTTTTGAAAATGGAGATAAAATAATAAAATTTTTAGCAAAAGCAATAAATTCTAATATTTCATGTGACGACTTTATTGGACATATTGGTGGTGATGACTTTATTGCAATAGTATGTTCTTGGGACTCAGATAAAATATGTCAAAAAATAATAAATGATTTTGATTCACTAGCACTTGAATGCTATGAGGAAAAAGATTTGAAAAATGAATATATAACAGCTCAAAATAGACATGGCATAGTAGAAAAATTTCCTTTGGTTTCTGTATCTATTGCTGGAGTAACTAACAAGAAAAGAGAATTTGCTAGTATTTATGCTTTGGCTAAAGAATCAAGTAAGCTAAAGAAGAAATGTAAACAAAATGGTGGGAGTTGCTATCTGATAATTTAA
- a CDS encoding branched-chain amino acid ABC transporter permease: MKKFFSKKIVCFTLLILITYLILMGLMSMNVINSYYKGIITLALINIILAVSLNLIVGFTGQLCLGHAGFMSIGAYVSAVLTQKAGMPFIVSIFIAAIIACVFAALIGYPTLKLTGDYFAITTLAFCEIIRIIIMNIDLVGGARGFTGIPRETNFTLAFLFMVVTVIVIYNIIHSSQGRAMLSVRENEIAAESMGINAFKYKMIAFIIAAFFAGLAGGLYAHYMGYIQPASFDFNKSIDYLTFVVFGGMGSLSGSIIATIVLTFLPELLRGLGEFRMLIYPLALIILMIFRPQGLLGDKEVSLNIFKKLLPDKTSTKSKNGEEA, from the coding sequence ATGAAGAAGTTTTTTAGTAAAAAGATAGTTTGTTTTACATTGTTAATATTAATTACATACTTAATTTTAATGGGACTAATGAGTATGAATGTTATAAATTCATATTATAAAGGAATTATTACTTTAGCTCTAATAAATATTATCTTAGCTGTTTCCCTAAACTTAATAGTTGGATTTACAGGACAATTATGTTTAGGTCATGCAGGATTTATGTCAATTGGTGCTTATGTATCAGCTGTATTAACACAAAAAGCTGGTATGCCCTTTATTGTTTCAATATTTATTGCTGCAATAATTGCATGTGTATTTGCAGCTTTAATAGGATATCCTACTTTAAAACTTACAGGAGACTATTTTGCAATAACAACTTTAGCCTTTTGTGAAATTATTAGAATAATTATTATGAATATTGATTTAGTTGGTGGTGCTCGTGGATTTACAGGCATTCCAAGAGAAACTAATTTTACATTAGCGTTTTTATTTATGGTGGTTACCGTTATTGTTATTTACAATATAATTCATTCATCCCAAGGTAGAGCAATGCTTTCTGTTCGTGAGAATGAAATAGCAGCTGAATCAATGGGTATAAATGCATTTAAATATAAAATGATAGCATTTATTATTGCAGCCTTTTTTGCTGGACTTGCGGGTGGACTTTATGCTCACTACATGGGTTATATACAACCAGCATCATTTGATTTTAACAAATCAATAGATTATTTAACTTTTGTTGTATTTGGTGGTATGGGTTCATTATCCGGTTCAATCATTGCTACTATAGTATTAACTTTCTTACCAGAACTCTTAAGAGGACTTGGAGAATTTAGAATGTTAATCTATCCATTAGCATTAATAATCCTTATGATATTTAGACCTCAAGGACTACTCGGAGATAAGGAAGTTTCACTTAACATATTTAAAAAGTTATTACCAGATAAAACTTCTACGAAATCAAAGAATGGAGAGGAGGCTTAA
- a CDS encoding ABC transporter substrate-binding protein: MKKTLLSGVLASVMAMTLLVGCGGNTGSSTSGATGDTIKIGAIGPLSGAASTYGISVKEGAQLLEKEVNASGGINGKKIQFIFEDDQAEPNSSLQAFNKLVDNEKVCAILGPVTSGATLAVAKNATERQIPMITPTGTEPTITKVGGEYMFRGCFVDSFQGEVLAKYSSETLKSKTAAVLYNSGSDYSKGIADSFKAKFEAAGGTITQFLTYSSEKETDFKAQLTKIKSDSPDVLVLPDYYNVVGLIAKQARGMDIQSQLLGGDGWESEELTKIGQDAVNGALYINHYYSADEDTAVKSFVDSYKKEYNKEPDAFAALSYDTSKILVKAIEKAGKTDGAAIKDALAGMEMTSVTGNIKFNSDRSAIKSAAIIKVDGNKKVLAGKVNP, encoded by the coding sequence ATGAAAAAGACTTTACTTTCAGGAGTTTTAGCTTCTGTAATGGCTATGACACTACTTGTTGGTTGTGGGGGAAATACAGGATCAAGTACAAGTGGTGCTACAGGGGACACAATTAAAATTGGAGCAATTGGACCATTATCTGGAGCAGCTTCTACTTATGGTATATCTGTAAAAGAAGGAGCCCAATTATTAGAAAAAGAAGTTAATGCCAGTGGGGGCATTAATGGCAAGAAAATACAATTTATTTTTGAAGATGATCAAGCTGAACCAAATTCATCACTGCAAGCTTTTAATAAGTTAGTTGATAATGAAAAAGTATGTGCAATCTTAGGACCTGTTACATCAGGTGCAACACTTGCAGTTGCTAAAAATGCAACTGAAAGACAAATACCAATGATTACACCAACTGGAACAGAACCAACAATAACCAAAGTTGGTGGGGAATATATGTTTAGAGGTTGTTTCGTTGATTCATTCCAAGGAGAAGTTCTTGCAAAATATTCTAGTGAAACATTAAAATCTAAAACAGCTGCTGTTTTATATAATTCTGGTTCAGATTATTCAAAAGGAATCGCTGATAGCTTTAAAGCAAAATTTGAAGCTGCTGGTGGAACAATAACTCAATTCCTTACTTATAGTAGTGAGAAGGAAACTGATTTTAAAGCTCAATTAACAAAAATTAAAAGTGATAGTCCGGATGTATTAGTATTACCTGATTATTACAACGTTGTTGGTCTTATTGCTAAACAAGCTAGAGGAATGGATATACAATCACAATTGCTTGGTGGAGATGGTTGGGAATCAGAAGAATTGACTAAAATTGGTCAAGATGCTGTAAATGGTGCATTATACATTAATCACTACTACTCTGCTGATGAAGATACTGCTGTAAAATCATTTGTTGACTCTTATAAGAAAGAATATAACAAAGAACCTGATGCCTTTGCAGCTCTTTCATATGATACTTCTAAAATTCTAGTAAAGGCAATTGAAAAGGCTGGCAAAACAGATGGTGCTGCTATTAAAGATGCTTTAGCTGGAATGGAAATGACTAGTGTTACTGGTAATATCAAATTTAATAGTGACAGAAGTGCTATAAAGAGTGCAGCTATCATTAAAGTTGATGGTAACAAAAAGGTTTTAGCCGGTAAGGTTAATCCTTAA
- a CDS encoding SDR family NAD(P)-dependent oxidoreductase, with the protein MKGNDKYTVITGASSGIGYETAKAFAKRGKNLVIVARNTENLEKLKMEILNDNPSLDVVVKDVDLSIMSNVYELYQQLKTYEIETWINNAGFGNYERVANQNLEKIEIMLRLNVEALVILSSLFVHDYQNIEGSNLINISSAGGYTIVPNAVTYCASKFFVSTFTEGLARELQESNAKLQAKVLAPAATKTNFGNTANDIEGYDYDKSFGSYHTSEQMAGFLLQLYDSNEVVGRVNRESFEFELTSPLFNYAGNSKHNQTVTL; encoded by the coding sequence ATGAAAGGAAACGATAAATACACAGTTATTACAGGTGCAAGTTCTGGTATAGGATATGAAACTGCAAAGGCATTTGCAAAACGAGGTAAAAATTTAGTTATTGTTGCCCGTAATACAGAAAATCTAGAAAAATTAAAAATGGAGATTTTAAATGATAATCCATCATTAGATGTCGTAGTTAAAGATGTTGATTTATCTATTATGTCAAATGTTTATGAGTTGTATCAACAACTAAAGACATATGAGATTGAAACATGGATAAATAATGCGGGATTTGGTAATTATGAGAGAGTAGCTAATCAAAATTTAGAAAAGATAGAAATTATGCTTAGATTAAATGTAGAAGCGTTAGTAATTTTATCTTCACTGTTTGTACATGATTATCAAAATATTGAGGGCTCAAATCTTATAAATATTTCATCTGCTGGTGGCTATACTATTGTGCCAAATGCTGTTACTTATTGCGCAAGCAAATTTTTTGTAAGCACATTTACTGAGGGATTGGCAAGAGAATTGCAGGAATCTAATGCTAAATTACAAGCAAAAGTATTAGCACCTGCTGCTACAAAAACGAATTTTGGAAATACAGCTAATGATATAGAAGGCTATGATTATGATAAGTCCTTTGGTAGTTATCATACTAGTGAACAAATGGCTGGATTTTTACTTCAATTATATGATAGCAACGAAGTTGTTGGAAGAGTAAATCGAGAATCTTTTGAATTTGAGTTAACATCACCATTATTTAATTATGCAGGAAATTCAAAACATAATCAAACAGTTACATTATAA